The following proteins come from a genomic window of Paenibacillus sp. CAA11:
- a CDS encoding MDR family MFS transporter, translating to MSTEKSKAGLVTIGLLIGLFLSSLDQTIVSTAMPTVIKDLGGFSLYSWVFTIYMLASTTTVPIYGKLADLFGRRKMYLIGLILFVVGSVLCGFSENITQLIIFRGIQGLGAGALMPISMTIVADIYPPDQRGKFMGLFGAVYALSSIFGPALGGMIVEHWDWGWIFFINLPIGIVALLVVAAGLKETRSNEKQSIDWLGVLTLSAGVVAVLLALVLGGEGQGDGTRYAWTSPQILGLFAAGAVLLALFTWIESKVKEPIITLSLFRIRAIAFGNIVGFLMSAAMFGAIVYIPLFVQGVIGVNSSVSGYILTPLMLSFIVTSIIGGRLMSKLSYRTILIASLALMMVGFTLLSQISEDTTQSEMILYMIIAGLGMGAVYPTVGTAAQNAVDSKLRGVATSSSQFFRSMGGTIGVSVFGSLMAQQMSSEISKLNQKLNGALPADQLKQLVNPQVLLDSNARHALPEQVLAGLRAAFSHSLSSVFLGALIFVGVGLVASALMGNARLVESKEYIEAAKIKNEL from the coding sequence ATGTCAACAGAGAAATCAAAGGCAGGCTTAGTGACGATTGGATTACTAATAGGATTGTTCCTTTCCTCTTTAGATCAAACCATTGTATCCACTGCCATGCCTACAGTCATTAAGGATTTAGGGGGATTCTCCCTCTACAGCTGGGTGTTCACCATCTATATGCTCGCATCCACAACCACGGTTCCGATCTATGGCAAACTGGCCGATTTATTTGGTCGCAGAAAAATGTACCTGATCGGACTCATCCTATTTGTTGTCGGTTCTGTTCTATGCGGATTTTCTGAGAATATAACCCAGCTTATCATTTTCAGAGGAATACAGGGTTTGGGTGCCGGAGCACTTATGCCCATATCTATGACCATCGTTGCGGACATCTATCCTCCTGATCAGCGAGGCAAGTTCATGGGCTTATTCGGTGCCGTATATGCCCTATCCAGTATTTTTGGACCGGCACTCGGCGGAATGATTGTGGAGCATTGGGATTGGGGCTGGATCTTTTTTATCAACCTCCCTATAGGAATTGTGGCTTTGCTCGTTGTAGCTGCTGGCTTGAAAGAAACAAGATCAAATGAGAAGCAATCTATCGATTGGTTAGGTGTACTTACGCTTAGCGCAGGTGTAGTCGCAGTATTGCTTGCACTTGTGCTTGGCGGCGAGGGCCAGGGAGATGGGACGAGATATGCCTGGACTTCTCCCCAAATTCTCGGATTATTCGCAGCCGGTGCAGTCCTTCTCGCGCTGTTCACCTGGATAGAGAGCAAGGTCAAAGAACCCATTATTACGCTTAGTCTCTTCCGGATACGTGCCATTGCCTTTGGGAACATTGTTGGATTTCTAATGAGTGCAGCCATGTTCGGTGCCATTGTATATATCCCTCTGTTTGTACAGGGTGTAATTGGTGTGAATTCTTCTGTCTCAGGTTATATTCTCACCCCATTGATGCTTTCGTTCATCGTAACCTCGATTATTGGCGGACGCCTGATGAGCAAACTATCCTATCGCACGATTCTCATCGCCAGCCTGGCGCTTATGATGGTTGGATTTACTCTGCTGAGCCAGATTTCTGAAGATACAACCCAATCCGAAATGATTCTGTATATGATTATTGCCGGACTCGGCATGGGAGCGGTCTACCCTACAGTAGGCACTGCAGCGCAGAATGCGGTGGACAGTAAACTTCGCGGCGTTGCTACTTCCTCCTCCCAATTCTTTCGCTCCATGGGAGGAACGATCGGGGTCAGCGTGTTTGGCAGTCTGATGGCACAGCAAATGTCATCCGAGATATCAAAGCTCAATCAAAAACTGAACGGTGCCCTTCCAGCCGATCAGCTAAAACAACTCGTCAATCCACAGGTGCTTCTGGATTCCAACGCGCGGCATGCCCTGCCAGAGCAAGTTCTCGCAGGACTCAGAGCCGCCTTTAGCCACTCTCTAAGCAGCGTATTCTTGGGTGCTCTCATTTTTGTCGGAGTGGGTCTAGTCGCAAGCGCCCTGATGGGAAATGCCCGTCTAGTTGAAAGCAAGGAGTACATCGAGGCTGCAAAGATTAAGAATGAGCTTTGA
- a CDS encoding tetratricopeptide repeat protein → MSIQQGETASVQEWAALAKQGNIEALCQLGLHYQNEGDYKESLGWFKKAAKQGSGQGMNGTANAYRFLEKQRKAVKWYQLAIEAGYPAAKYNLGTLYIQSGEKSAGLQLVKQAADEGYPLALNYYGDLLYEAGQVAEARPYYLRAAELGNIDGWNNLGILEEKQGRLEQALEYYHKAYEGGHVHGEYNIGHLLYETGRTDEAIPWLERTANEGHTEAMFVLGKILEENGLLHEARRWLELAAQHGHPDARYMMKGLYEDHLDPKVKKVLEQQIEAGDEDKLYDLAILYRNQGQTDQAEAIWLRLADKGDALAHYNLGVIYEEQGKDQEALEHYRIAAAGGRAEAQYNLGVYYEQREDNPQMAKYWYEQAAAQEHVYAIFNLGNVYYDGEQMEYAEEMFRRAADKGYDKAQYRLALMLYNHGSREQAKAWFGLSAQQEFAPAQYFMGLMLEEEEKTDEAISWYTLAARQGDPDAQYNLAYIYDARGEEEAAFEWYRLAAEQGEPSAQNNYAIMLQQRGRAEEALAMYKAAARQGLEISQQFLQEIGESW, encoded by the coding sequence ATGAGCATACAGCAAGGGGAGACTGCGTCTGTGCAAGAGTGGGCAGCTCTCGCCAAACAAGGAAATATCGAAGCGTTATGTCAATTAGGATTGCATTATCAGAATGAGGGTGATTATAAGGAGTCCCTCGGCTGGTTCAAGAAAGCCGCCAAGCAGGGAAGCGGACAAGGCATGAATGGCACGGCGAATGCCTATCGTTTCTTGGAGAAACAGCGAAAAGCCGTAAAGTGGTATCAGCTTGCCATTGAGGCGGGTTATCCGGCCGCCAAATACAACCTGGGCACCCTATATATCCAATCCGGGGAAAAGTCGGCAGGCCTCCAGTTGGTGAAGCAAGCAGCGGATGAAGGCTACCCGCTGGCTCTCAATTATTATGGAGATCTGCTCTATGAAGCAGGACAGGTAGCTGAAGCCAGACCATACTATTTACGCGCCGCGGAGCTGGGGAATATAGACGGCTGGAACAATCTTGGCATCCTGGAGGAGAAACAGGGACGGCTCGAACAGGCATTGGAATACTACCATAAAGCCTATGAAGGCGGACATGTGCATGGCGAATATAACATCGGCCATCTGCTCTATGAGACAGGCCGCACGGATGAGGCGATTCCCTGGCTGGAACGCACGGCGAATGAGGGGCATACCGAAGCTATGTTCGTCCTTGGAAAAATACTCGAAGAGAACGGGCTTCTCCATGAAGCCCGGCGCTGGCTTGAGCTGGCGGCGCAGCATGGGCATCCGGATGCCAGATATATGATGAAGGGGCTCTATGAAGATCACCTGGACCCCAAGGTCAAGAAGGTGCTGGAACAGCAGATTGAAGCCGGAGATGAGGACAAACTGTATGATCTGGCTATTCTGTATCGCAATCAGGGACAGACAGATCAGGCAGAAGCTATCTGGCTACGGCTTGCAGACAAAGGAGATGCGCTCGCACACTATAATCTGGGTGTAATCTATGAGGAACAAGGCAAGGATCAGGAGGCACTAGAGCACTACCGTATAGCTGCAGCAGGCGGCAGAGCAGAAGCCCAATATAATCTCGGCGTTTATTACGAACAGCGTGAAGACAATCCTCAGATGGCGAAATACTGGTATGAGCAGGCTGCCGCACAGGAGCATGTTTACGCCATCTTTAACCTGGGCAATGTTTATTATGATGGCGAGCAGATGGAATACGCTGAGGAAATGTTCCGCAGAGCTGCGGATAAGGGATATGACAAGGCCCAGTATCGCCTGGCTTTAATGTTGTACAACCATGGAAGCCGGGAACAAGCTAAGGCATGGTTCGGCCTTTCCGCCCAACAGGAATTTGCACCTGCCCAGTATTTCATGGGGCTTATGCTCGAAGAAGAAGAGAAAACAGATGAAGCCATATCGTGGTACACGCTCGCAGCCCGGCAGGGAGACCCCGATGCGCAGTACAATTTGGCCTATATTTACGATGCGCGGGGTGAAGAAGAAGCCGCCTTTGAGTGGTACCGACTTGCGGCCGAACAGGGTGAGCCCTCAGCACAGAATAATTATGCCATCATGCTCCAGCAGCGGGGACGGGCCGAAGAGGCATTAGCTATGTATAAAGCAGCCGCCCGGCAAGGACTGGAGATCAGCCAGCAGTTCCTTCAGGAGATCGGGGAGAGCTGGTAA
- a CDS encoding YncE family protein has product MALPKVIATIRSTGPIGGIGVNPVTNRVYFVNPDTEDGSVGVLDAAANRIIARIRIGRLPFSLSINSRKNRIYVPNFRDSTLSVISGKSNKVIRTTKVGFRPDTAAASTRTGLVYVTSAAGTVSVVDGVTNKVRKTIRIGGRPSEIVIDEQTNRVYITNTVQNSVTMVNGRTQDILATIKVGRNPVILPALNPATQRLYVANNLSRFLSVVDCRKSKLLRNISLGRLQSEVTLNPRTNRIYVSSAQVEGAGKLFVLSGATHRVVATLVLPTSSNMLINPATNHLFISDFDKGRMLVYHAGSLKRIAIFPSVTGNMALNPRTNRIYVGGDDKMTVIQDVRSTSAVSKRRRSS; this is encoded by the coding sequence ATGGCATTGCCCAAAGTGATTGCTACCATTCGTTCCACCGGCCCAATCGGAGGCATTGGCGTCAATCCCGTCACGAATCGGGTCTATTTCGTCAATCCGGATACGGAGGACGGAAGTGTCGGCGTCCTCGACGCGGCTGCGAACCGGATTATCGCGCGAATCCGCATCGGCCGATTGCCGTTCTCCTTAAGCATCAACTCGCGAAAGAACCGCATCTATGTGCCGAACTTCCGGGACTCCACCTTGTCGGTCATCAGCGGAAAAAGCAACAAGGTCATTAGAACAACCAAGGTCGGCTTTCGTCCGGATACAGCGGCTGCAAGCACTAGAACCGGCCTAGTCTATGTGACTAGCGCTGCCGGGACGGTATCCGTGGTGGACGGGGTGACCAACAAGGTCCGCAAAACTATTCGGATCGGGGGACGGCCCTCCGAGATCGTGATAGACGAGCAGACAAACCGGGTGTATATCACCAATACGGTTCAGAATAGCGTAACCATGGTGAACGGCCGGACGCAGGACATTCTCGCTACCATCAAGGTCGGCAGGAATCCGGTGATTCTTCCTGCCCTGAACCCGGCAACCCAGCGCCTGTACGTCGCTAATAACTTAAGCCGCTTCCTCTCAGTCGTAGATTGCCGAAAGAGTAAGCTGCTGCGAAATATCTCCCTGGGCAGGCTGCAGAGCGAGGTGACTCTGAACCCGCGGACGAACCGGATCTATGTGTCCAGCGCTCAGGTCGAAGGAGCAGGCAAGCTGTTTGTCCTCAGCGGAGCGACACACCGGGTTGTCGCTACTCTAGTTCTCCCTACTTCGTCCAATATGCTGATTAACCCGGCGACGAACCATTTGTTTATCAGTGATTTTGACAAGGGACGCATGCTTGTCTATCATGCCGGCTCGCTGAAGAGGATCGCCATATTCCCCTCCGTAACGGGCAATATGGCACTTAACCCACGGACGAACCGGATCTATGTCGGCGGCGATGATAAAATGACGGTCATTCAGGATGTCCGATCGACTTCCGCGGTGAGCAAACGAAGAAGGAGCTCTTAA
- a CDS encoding NAD(P)H-dependent oxidoreductase, with protein sequence MNLLVIYTHPNHQSLSYAFLQEVLRGSRENSGIKQIQVLDLYEEGFDPRLVFNEHKRRRDMHQDPELERYREQLRWADRIVLVYPIWWGRPPAMLLGYIDRMFASGFAYRDKGGLLPEGLLKGKSVVCISSMKGPGGYPLLWLHNAHKVLMRKALFNFVGIRKVKFFEFGSMESNKGRQKEKLEKVYQYFRKV encoded by the coding sequence ATGAACCTGCTGGTGATCTATACACATCCGAATCATCAAAGCTTAAGCTATGCCTTCTTGCAGGAGGTGCTTCGCGGAAGCCGGGAGAATTCAGGGATTAAGCAGATTCAGGTACTTGACCTGTATGAGGAAGGGTTTGATCCGCGCCTTGTTTTTAATGAACATAAACGCAGAAGAGATATGCATCAAGACCCGGAGCTGGAGAGGTACCGAGAACAGTTGCGCTGGGCTGACCGGATCGTGCTCGTCTACCCGATTTGGTGGGGACGCCCGCCTGCCATGCTGCTGGGGTACATAGACCGAATGTTTGCATCCGGGTTCGCTTACCGCGATAAGGGCGGACTGCTGCCCGAAGGGCTGCTGAAGGGAAAGTCTGTCGTGTGCATTTCGAGTATGAAAGGCCCGGGCGGTTATCCGCTGCTGTGGCTGCATAATGCTCATAAAGTGCTGATGCGCAAGGCACTGTTCAATTTTGTTGGCATCCGCAAGGTGAAGTTTTTTGAATTTGGCAGCATGGAGAGCAATAAGGGCAGGCAGAAGGAGAAGCTGGAGAAGGTGTACCAGTACTTCCGTAAGGTCTGA
- a CDS encoding MarR family winged helix-turn-helix transcriptional regulator, with protein sequence MNKNVLFQQFVSFTTAIHQTTAELTKDVKTEAITPMQYKILEYLMVSQPVTLSEVSDCMNMSMPNTSRELRKLTEKRLCEKIADNEDRRRQSIRLTAEGEAMMQEAFDRIEERFRGRIQGLTSDDLVKISDAIELLQRKILK encoded by the coding sequence ATGAACAAGAACGTGCTATTTCAACAATTTGTATCCTTCACAACCGCCATACATCAGACCACGGCTGAACTTACCAAAGATGTTAAGACCGAGGCGATTACGCCCATGCAATATAAAATTCTGGAGTATTTGATGGTCAGCCAGCCTGTGACGCTAAGTGAGGTCAGTGACTGCATGAATATGTCCATGCCTAATACAAGCCGGGAGCTGAGAAAATTAACCGAGAAGCGGCTCTGTGAGAAGATCGCCGACAACGAGGATCGGCGCAGGCAGTCCATCCGGCTAACTGCCGAGGGAGAGGCTATGATGCAGGAGGCTTTTGACCGCATCGAGGAACGGTTCAGAGGACGAATTCAGGGGCTGACATCTGACGATCTGGTTAAGATTTCAGACGCGATTGAATTGCTGCAGCGTAAGATCCTCAAATAG
- a CDS encoding LLM class flavin-dependent oxidoreductase, whose product MEIGISTFVETTPDVKTGEVISQAQRLREVVEEIVLADRVGLDVFGVGEHHRKDYAASSPAVVLAAAAPQTSRIRLTSAVTVLSSADPVRVFQDFSTLDGISNGRAEIMAGRGSFIESFPLFGYDLSEYDDLFDEKLDLLLRLRESEKVNWPGSKHRPAIQNLGVYPRPVQNPLPVWIGSGGNQESVIRAGLLGLPLVLAIIGGRPVQFAPLVQLYKRAAAQAGHDVSKLTVASHSHGFIAEETELAAEKFFPSTQAAMNVLARERGWGHYSRASYDAARSPEGALYVGDPETVAQKIINLRKNVGITRFMLHVPLGSMPHEDVMRAIELLGTEVAPRVREAVDKWEASGSAE is encoded by the coding sequence TTGGAAATAGGCATTAGCACTTTTGTAGAGACGACACCCGATGTGAAGACCGGCGAGGTGATCAGCCAAGCCCAGCGGCTGCGCGAAGTGGTGGAAGAGATCGTTCTGGCCGACCGGGTGGGACTGGACGTATTTGGGGTTGGCGAACATCACCGCAAGGATTATGCGGCGTCCTCGCCAGCTGTGGTGCTGGCTGCCGCCGCCCCGCAGACCTCCCGCATTCGGCTGACCAGTGCGGTGACCGTGCTGTCCTCGGCTGATCCGGTACGCGTATTCCAGGATTTTTCCACTCTGGACGGCATATCGAACGGGCGAGCCGAGATCATGGCCGGGCGCGGCTCCTTCATTGAGTCCTTTCCGTTATTCGGCTATGACTTAAGTGAATATGATGACCTGTTCGACGAGAAGCTGGACCTGCTGTTAAGACTGAGAGAGTCGGAAAAGGTCAATTGGCCGGGCAGCAAGCATCGCCCGGCGATTCAGAACCTGGGCGTATACCCAAGACCGGTGCAGAACCCACTGCCGGTCTGGATCGGAAGCGGCGGTAATCAGGAGTCCGTCATCCGCGCTGGATTGCTTGGCCTGCCGCTTGTGCTGGCCATCATCGGTGGCCGCCCCGTCCAGTTCGCTCCGCTTGTGCAGCTATATAAGAGAGCGGCAGCGCAGGCCGGGCATGATGTATCCAAGCTGACCGTCGCTTCTCACTCCCATGGCTTCATCGCCGAGGAGACTGAGCTTGCAGCAGAGAAGTTCTTCCCGTCGACGCAGGCCGCGATGAATGTGCTGGCCCGCGAGCGGGGCTGGGGTCATTACAGCCGAGCCAGCTATGACGCTGCGCGCAGCCCAGAGGGCGCGCTGTATGTAGGCGATCCCGAGACGGTCGCGCAGAAGATCATCAATCTGCGCAAGAATGTAGGGATCACCCGGTTCATGCTGCACGTACCACTCGGCTCGATGCCTCATGAGGATGTCATGCGGGCCATCGAGCTGCTCGGTACGGAAGTCGCGCCAAGAGTCCGCGAAGCAGTGGACAAGTGGGAAGCTTCAGGCAGCGCAGAATAA
- a CDS encoding darcynin family protein, whose product MRYMMIVLLEFYPSWLALPRERRRAYAASLQEILTKYSQDVNVRFFDAEALPGKDYTDFAVCETGDMQKYHFMWEEIRDSEVYTKGYMKIKDVVMGMENAFQAYEGDVLGMK is encoded by the coding sequence ATGCGATATATGATGATTGTACTGTTGGAATTTTACCCTTCATGGCTGGCATTGCCGCGGGAGCGGCGCAGGGCCTATGCCGCTTCACTGCAGGAGATTCTAACTAAGTATAGCCAGGACGTGAACGTGCGCTTCTTTGATGCGGAGGCGCTGCCAGGCAAGGACTATACGGATTTTGCAGTCTGCGAGACAGGGGACATGCAGAAATACCATTTTATGTGGGAGGAAATTCGCGATTCTGAGGTCTATACGAAGGGATATATGAAGATCAAGGATGTTGTCATGGGCATGGAGAATGCCTTTCAGGCCTATGAGGGTGATGTGCTGGGGATGAAATGA
- a CDS encoding Crp/Fnr family transcriptional regulator — MLRAWTLQTGMEESEWRRLAELTAVKFVPKGTRLIEAGEHVTSGYFCGQGLFRLFYTLEDGQEYNVGFSLENDYVTSYGAMVTGRPSAYTVEAMEDSAVIDISQSALTALTAHSLSWERFIRHCVERLYIRKEERERELLYLSARERYEAFLLKYPGLDRRIPQYHIASYIGVSPVSLSRLLRSKRN; from the coding sequence ATGCTCAGAGCATGGACACTGCAGACCGGAATGGAGGAGTCCGAATGGAGACGCTTGGCCGAGCTGACTGCCGTTAAGTTCGTTCCGAAGGGAACCAGGCTGATTGAAGCTGGCGAGCATGTCACAAGCGGTTATTTTTGCGGGCAGGGGCTGTTTCGCTTATTTTATACGCTGGAGGATGGGCAGGAATACAATGTAGGGTTCTCCTTGGAGAATGACTATGTCACCTCTTACGGGGCTATGGTAACAGGCAGGCCTTCTGCTTATACGGTTGAAGCGATGGAGGATTCTGCCGTGATCGACATTAGCCAAAGCGCGCTTACGGCATTGACGGCGCACAGCCTCAGCTGGGAGCGGTTCATTCGCCACTGTGTTGAGCGGTTGTATATCCGTAAGGAGGAGCGGGAGCGAGAACTTCTGTACCTGTCCGCAAGAGAGCGTTATGAGGCATTCCTCCTGAAGTATCCTGGGCTTGATCGGCGGATTCCGCAATATCACATCGCTTCCTATATCGGGGTTTCTCCAGTTTCTCTGAGCAGGCTGCTGCGTTCGAAGCGTAATTAA
- a CDS encoding response regulator transcription factor, with protein MSEPIQIVLLDDHPLVMEGLKRRVEEEEDMEVCGAFTDPRTILRELERLQPQVLIMDISMPEMDGFEVARQCKERFGLDLKMIMLSGYTYAEFYQKAYELGAHAYLSKQAPYPEIINAIRQSVRGHILIPEKLKPGAGQEQLTPTERRVLELIAKEKSNLEIAVDLSMSKRTVEYHITSIIGKLGVKTRIGAVAKGYELGLIRHMY; from the coding sequence ATGTCTGAACCGATTCAAATCGTCCTGCTGGACGACCACCCTCTGGTGATGGAGGGATTGAAGAGACGGGTAGAGGAAGAGGAGGACATGGAGGTTTGTGGTGCTTTCACCGATCCTCGCACTATTTTGCGTGAGCTGGAAAGGCTGCAGCCGCAGGTGCTCATCATGGATATCTCCATGCCGGAAATGGATGGATTTGAGGTAGCGCGGCAGTGCAAAGAGCGGTTCGGCCTGGATCTTAAGATGATCATGCTGTCCGGGTATACCTATGCGGAATTTTATCAGAAGGCTTATGAACTCGGAGCGCATGCTTACTTGTCCAAGCAGGCACCGTATCCGGAAATTATCAATGCGATCAGGCAGAGCGTGCGGGGACATATCCTAATTCCGGAGAAGCTAAAGCCAGGTGCCGGACAGGAGCAGCTGACCCCAACGGAACGTAGGGTGCTGGAGCTGATTGCGAAGGAGAAGAGTAACCTTGAGATCGCTGTAGATCTGTCCATGAGCAAGAGGACGGTTGAGTATCATATCACCTCGATCATTGGCAAGCTCGGAGTGAAGACGCGAATCGGCGCTGTGGCCAAAGGGTATGAGCTTGGGTTGATTCGCCATATGTATTGA